One part of the Eucalyptus grandis isolate ANBG69807.140 chromosome 10, ASM1654582v1, whole genome shotgun sequence genome encodes these proteins:
- the LOC104421882 gene encoding uncharacterized protein LOC104421882 isoform X1 translates to MAMASPHPSFLPPATFLLSKSPKRCHLPKPFLLRVASSSSPNPPDSESAPEPAAPADPVKLAFDKARAYKKSLQPKPEEGGSEASVVGSPGDPSGRGDSAGAGRIATAEAAKEYVLESDADSGLTGKNGGKIGKVNSEEKTDKEQQLVVSSIDFVGLDFADKKRTRGLPPGLIPVSDPFPEGDVPEVEIILGDTTKFDDVTATEPAVAPPQEDNSDLYKPKVSSWGVFPRPNNISETFGGGRTIRPGDVLETAEDRAAKDARTRELVAAYKKKMGLNIDAKLKSECEKALKDGDSLMDVGKLKEALPFYEEIMNKLPFQSELHGLAALQWSICQDSLTRPNEARIMYEKLQSHPNAKVGKRAMQFMFSFQAMEMMKVRSSKLLAKSTGYQNYFEAFIDKKSNYSLDKDEELEEGALSQAFPYIVFLLSPIFVVLFIAVQRGI, encoded by the exons ATGGCCATGGCTTCTCCTCACCCTTCATTCCTCCCTCCCGCCACATTCCTCCTCTCCAAATCCCCCAAAAGATGTCATCTTCCCAAGCCCTTCCTCCTCAGAGTCGCCTCCTCTTCCTCCCCGAACCCGCCCGACTCCGAATCTGCCCCCGAACCCGCGGCTCCCGCGGACCCCGTCAAGCTCGCCTTCGATAAAGCTCGGGCGTACAAGAAGTCGCTGCAGCCCAAGCCGGAGGAGGGTGGATCCGAGGCGAGCGTGGTCGGGAGCCCCGGCGACCCGAGTGGCCGCGGCGATTCGGCCGGCGCCGGTCGAATCGCGACGGCCGAGGCGGCAAAAGAGTACGTCTTGGAAAGCGACGCTGATTCGG GCTTGACAGgtaaaaatggagggaaaattggTAAAGTAAATTCGGAGGAAAAAACGGATAAGGAACAGCAGCTGGTGGTTTCGAGCATTGATTTTGTGGGGCTCGACTTTGCGGACAAGAAACGGACCAGGGGACTTCCGCCGGGTTTAATTCCAGTGAGTGACCCTTTTCCAGAAGGAGACGTTCCTGAGGTGGAAATCATTCTCGGGGACACCACCAAATTCGATGATGTGACGGCGACGGAGCCTGCCGTCGCACCACCCCAAGAAGATAATTCAGATCTTTACAAACCCAAAGTTTCATCTTGGGGTGTCTTCCCAAGACCGAACAACATATCTGAGACG TTTGGAGGTGGAAGGACCATTCGCCCGGGGGATGTGCTGGAAACAGCTGAAGATAGGGCTGCTAAAGATGCACGTACTAGAGAACTTGTTGCTgcttacaagaaaaaaatgggcTTAAACATAGATGCAAAGTTGAAATCTGAGTGTGAGAAG GCTCTGAAGGATGGTGACTCTCTGATGGATGTTGGAAAACTAAAGGAAGCTTTACCATTTTATGAAGAGATCATGAATAAGCTGCCATTTCAG AGTGAACTTCATGGATTAGCTGCATTGCAGTGGTCCATCTGCCAGGACTCACTTACCAG ACCAAATGAGGCTCGTATAATGTATGAGAAGCTTCAATCTCATCCAAATGCTAAAGTCGGCAAGAGAGCTATGCAATTCATGTTTAGCTTCCAG GCCATGGAGATGATGAAGGTAAGAAGCTCAAAGCTTTTGGCAAAGAGCACAGGCTACCAAAACTACTTCGAGGCCTTCATTGACAAAAAAAGCAACTATTCTCTTGACAAGGATGAAGAGCTCGAAGAAGGTGCACTCTCTCAAGCCTTTCCGTACATAGTCTTTCTTCTTTCACCCATATTTGTTGTGCTATTTATTGCTGTCCAAAGAGGAATATAG
- the LOC104421882 gene encoding uncharacterized protein LOC104421882 isoform X3, producing MAMASPHPSFLPPATFLLSKSPKRCHLPKPFLLRVASSSSPNPPDSESAPEPAAPADPVKLAFDKARAYKKSLQPKPEEGGSEASVVGSPGDPSGRGDSAGAGRIATAEAAKEYVLESDADSGLTGKNGGKIGKVNSEEKTDKEQQLVVSSIDFVGLDFADKKRTRGLPPGLIPVSDPFPEGDVPEVEIILGDTTKFDDVTATEPAVAPPQEDNSDLYKPKVSSWGVFPRPNNISETFGGGRTIRPGDVLETAEDRAAKDARTRELVAAYKKKMGLNIDAKLKSECEKALKDGDSLMDVGKLKEALPFYEEIMNKLPFQSELHGLAALQWSICQDSLTRPNEARIMYEKLQSHPNAKVGKRAMQFMFSFQAMEMMKVRSSKLLAKSTGYQNYFEAFIDKKSNYSLDKDEELEEEFKMIDSGTVSMDA from the exons ATGGCCATGGCTTCTCCTCACCCTTCATTCCTCCCTCCCGCCACATTCCTCCTCTCCAAATCCCCCAAAAGATGTCATCTTCCCAAGCCCTTCCTCCTCAGAGTCGCCTCCTCTTCCTCCCCGAACCCGCCCGACTCCGAATCTGCCCCCGAACCCGCGGCTCCCGCGGACCCCGTCAAGCTCGCCTTCGATAAAGCTCGGGCGTACAAGAAGTCGCTGCAGCCCAAGCCGGAGGAGGGTGGATCCGAGGCGAGCGTGGTCGGGAGCCCCGGCGACCCGAGTGGCCGCGGCGATTCGGCCGGCGCCGGTCGAATCGCGACGGCCGAGGCGGCAAAAGAGTACGTCTTGGAAAGCGACGCTGATTCGG GCTTGACAGgtaaaaatggagggaaaattggTAAAGTAAATTCGGAGGAAAAAACGGATAAGGAACAGCAGCTGGTGGTTTCGAGCATTGATTTTGTGGGGCTCGACTTTGCGGACAAGAAACGGACCAGGGGACTTCCGCCGGGTTTAATTCCAGTGAGTGACCCTTTTCCAGAAGGAGACGTTCCTGAGGTGGAAATCATTCTCGGGGACACCACCAAATTCGATGATGTGACGGCGACGGAGCCTGCCGTCGCACCACCCCAAGAAGATAATTCAGATCTTTACAAACCCAAAGTTTCATCTTGGGGTGTCTTCCCAAGACCGAACAACATATCTGAGACG TTTGGAGGTGGAAGGACCATTCGCCCGGGGGATGTGCTGGAAACAGCTGAAGATAGGGCTGCTAAAGATGCACGTACTAGAGAACTTGTTGCTgcttacaagaaaaaaatgggcTTAAACATAGATGCAAAGTTGAAATCTGAGTGTGAGAAG GCTCTGAAGGATGGTGACTCTCTGATGGATGTTGGAAAACTAAAGGAAGCTTTACCATTTTATGAAGAGATCATGAATAAGCTGCCATTTCAG AGTGAACTTCATGGATTAGCTGCATTGCAGTGGTCCATCTGCCAGGACTCACTTACCAG ACCAAATGAGGCTCGTATAATGTATGAGAAGCTTCAATCTCATCCAAATGCTAAAGTCGGCAAGAGAGCTATGCAATTCATGTTTAGCTTCCAG GCCATGGAGATGATGAAGGTAAGAAGCTCAAAGCTTTTGGCAAAGAGCACAGGCTACCAAAACTACTTCGAGGCCTTCATTGACAAAAAAAGCAACTATTCTCTTGACAAGGATGAAGAGCTCGAAGAAG AATTTAAGATGATAGACAGTGGTACTGTTTCCATGGATGCTTAA
- the LOC104421876 gene encoding annexin-like protein RJ4 isoform X1, which produces MASLVAPDHFSPTEDAAALQKACTERLERERVIVMASLVVADHFSATEDAETIRKAFEGWGTNEKAIIEVLGHRNAAQRKQIRQAYEQLYEEDLVKRLESELTRDFEKAVYRWILDPADRDAVLANVALKKSNPDYPVIIEISCIRTPDELLEVRKAYQLRYKRSLEEDVAAHTTGDIRKLLVGLVSAYRYQGEEINARLANSEADLIHDAIKDKAFSHDEVIRILTTRSKAQLRATFNRYQEDQGTSITKNLLVENPDEILVALRTTIRGLNDPNKYFVKVLSNGIKRAGTDEDDLTRVIVTRAEKDLKEIKEEYYKKNSVSLDQAVAKDTTGDYKAFLLALLGNEE; this is translated from the exons ATGGCTTCTCTAGTTGCTCCTGATCACTTCTCTCCCACTGAAGATGCTGCAGCTCTCCAGAAGGCGTGCACAG AGAgactagaaagagagagagtgatagTAATGGCTAGCCTTGTTGTTGCTGACCACTTCTCTGCTACTGAAGATGCAGAAACTATAAGAAAGGCTTTTGAAG GATGGGGGACGAATGAGAAGGCGATCATAGAAGTGCTCGGACACAGAAACGCAGCACAGAGGAAGCAGATCAGGCAGGCTTATGAGCAACTCTACGAGGAAGATCTCGTCAAACGCCTCGAGTCTGAGCTCACCAGAGACTTCgag aaagCGGTGTACCGTTGGATACTGGATCCGGCTGACCGGGACGCTGTGTTAGCCAATGTGGCTCTGAAGAAATCAAATCCTGATTACCCTGTGATCATAGAGATTTCTTGCATTCGAACCCCTGATGAGCTCCTGGAGGTGAGAAAGGCCTACCAGCTTCGCTACAAGCGCTCCTTGGAAGAAGATGTCGCTGCACATACCACCGGCGACATCCGCAAG CTCTTGGTTGGTTTAGTGAGTGCGTACAGGTACCAAGGAGAAGAGATCAATGCGAGGTTGGCGAACTCGGAGGCCGATCTTATTCACGATGCCATAAAAGATAAGGCCTTCAGCCATGACGAGGTCATAAGAATCTTGACCACCAGGAGCAAGGCTCAGCTCAGGGCCACTTTCAACCGCTACCAGGAGGACCAGGGCACTTCCATCACTAAG AATTTGCTGGTCGAAAACCCTGATGAAATCTTGGTGGCGCTGCGCACGACCATTCGCGGCCTCAATGATCCCAACAAGTACTTTGTAAAG GTCTTGAGCAACGGAATCAAGAGGGCCGGGACGGATGAGGATGATCTCACTCGCGTGATCGTGACAAGGGCGGAGAAGGACCTGAAGGAGATCAAGGAGGAGTATTACAAGAAGAACAGTGTGTCGCTTGACCAAGCAGTGGCCAAGGACACTACAGGGGATTACAAGGCCTTCTTGCTCGCTCTCCTGGGCAATGAAGAGTGA
- the LOC104421882 gene encoding uncharacterized protein LOC104421882 isoform X2 — protein sequence MAMASPHPSFLPPATFLLSKSPKRCHLPKPFLLRVASSSSPNPPDSESAPEPAAPADPVKLAFDKARAYKKSLQPKPEEGGSEASVVGSPGDPSGRGDSAGAGRIATAEAAKEYVLESDADSGLTGKNGGKIGKVNSEEKTDKEQQLVVSSIDFVGLDFADKKRTRGLPPGLIPVSDPFPEGDVPEVEIILGDTTKFDDVTATEPAVAPPQEDNSDLYKPKVSSWGVFPRPNNISETFGGGRTIRPGDVLETAEDRAAKDARTRELVAAYKKKMGLNIDAKLKSECEKALKDGDSLMDVGKLKEALPFYEEIMNKLPFQSELHGLAALQWSICQDSLTRPNEARIMYEKLQSHPNAKVGKRAMQFMFSFQAMEMMKVRSSKLLAKSTGYQNYFEAFIDKKSNYSLDKDEELEEVEFKMIDSGTVSMDA from the exons ATGGCCATGGCTTCTCCTCACCCTTCATTCCTCCCTCCCGCCACATTCCTCCTCTCCAAATCCCCCAAAAGATGTCATCTTCCCAAGCCCTTCCTCCTCAGAGTCGCCTCCTCTTCCTCCCCGAACCCGCCCGACTCCGAATCTGCCCCCGAACCCGCGGCTCCCGCGGACCCCGTCAAGCTCGCCTTCGATAAAGCTCGGGCGTACAAGAAGTCGCTGCAGCCCAAGCCGGAGGAGGGTGGATCCGAGGCGAGCGTGGTCGGGAGCCCCGGCGACCCGAGTGGCCGCGGCGATTCGGCCGGCGCCGGTCGAATCGCGACGGCCGAGGCGGCAAAAGAGTACGTCTTGGAAAGCGACGCTGATTCGG GCTTGACAGgtaaaaatggagggaaaattggTAAAGTAAATTCGGAGGAAAAAACGGATAAGGAACAGCAGCTGGTGGTTTCGAGCATTGATTTTGTGGGGCTCGACTTTGCGGACAAGAAACGGACCAGGGGACTTCCGCCGGGTTTAATTCCAGTGAGTGACCCTTTTCCAGAAGGAGACGTTCCTGAGGTGGAAATCATTCTCGGGGACACCACCAAATTCGATGATGTGACGGCGACGGAGCCTGCCGTCGCACCACCCCAAGAAGATAATTCAGATCTTTACAAACCCAAAGTTTCATCTTGGGGTGTCTTCCCAAGACCGAACAACATATCTGAGACG TTTGGAGGTGGAAGGACCATTCGCCCGGGGGATGTGCTGGAAACAGCTGAAGATAGGGCTGCTAAAGATGCACGTACTAGAGAACTTGTTGCTgcttacaagaaaaaaatgggcTTAAACATAGATGCAAAGTTGAAATCTGAGTGTGAGAAG GCTCTGAAGGATGGTGACTCTCTGATGGATGTTGGAAAACTAAAGGAAGCTTTACCATTTTATGAAGAGATCATGAATAAGCTGCCATTTCAG AGTGAACTTCATGGATTAGCTGCATTGCAGTGGTCCATCTGCCAGGACTCACTTACCAG ACCAAATGAGGCTCGTATAATGTATGAGAAGCTTCAATCTCATCCAAATGCTAAAGTCGGCAAGAGAGCTATGCAATTCATGTTTAGCTTCCAG GCCATGGAGATGATGAAGGTAAGAAGCTCAAAGCTTTTGGCAAAGAGCACAGGCTACCAAAACTACTTCGAGGCCTTCATTGACAAAAAAAGCAACTATTCTCTTGACAAGGATGAAGAGCTCGAAGAAG TAGAATTTAAGATGATAGACAGTGGTACTGTTTCCATGGATGCTTAA
- the LOC104421876 gene encoding annexin-like protein RJ4 isoform X2, with translation MASLVAPDHFSPTEDAAALQKACTGWGTNEKAIIEVLGHRNAAQRKQIRQAYEQLYEEDLVKRLESELTRDFEKAVYRWILDPADRDAVLANVALKKSNPDYPVIIEISCIRTPDELLEVRKAYQLRYKRSLEEDVAAHTTGDIRKLLVGLVSAYRYQGEEINARLANSEADLIHDAIKDKAFSHDEVIRILTTRSKAQLRATFNRYQEDQGTSITKNLLVENPDEILVALRTTIRGLNDPNKYFVKVLSNGIKRAGTDEDDLTRVIVTRAEKDLKEIKEEYYKKNSVSLDQAVAKDTTGDYKAFLLALLGNEE, from the exons ATGGCTTCTCTAGTTGCTCCTGATCACTTCTCTCCCACTGAAGATGCTGCAGCTCTCCAGAAGGCGTGCACAG GATGGGGGACGAATGAGAAGGCGATCATAGAAGTGCTCGGACACAGAAACGCAGCACAGAGGAAGCAGATCAGGCAGGCTTATGAGCAACTCTACGAGGAAGATCTCGTCAAACGCCTCGAGTCTGAGCTCACCAGAGACTTCgag aaagCGGTGTACCGTTGGATACTGGATCCGGCTGACCGGGACGCTGTGTTAGCCAATGTGGCTCTGAAGAAATCAAATCCTGATTACCCTGTGATCATAGAGATTTCTTGCATTCGAACCCCTGATGAGCTCCTGGAGGTGAGAAAGGCCTACCAGCTTCGCTACAAGCGCTCCTTGGAAGAAGATGTCGCTGCACATACCACCGGCGACATCCGCAAG CTCTTGGTTGGTTTAGTGAGTGCGTACAGGTACCAAGGAGAAGAGATCAATGCGAGGTTGGCGAACTCGGAGGCCGATCTTATTCACGATGCCATAAAAGATAAGGCCTTCAGCCATGACGAGGTCATAAGAATCTTGACCACCAGGAGCAAGGCTCAGCTCAGGGCCACTTTCAACCGCTACCAGGAGGACCAGGGCACTTCCATCACTAAG AATTTGCTGGTCGAAAACCCTGATGAAATCTTGGTGGCGCTGCGCACGACCATTCGCGGCCTCAATGATCCCAACAAGTACTTTGTAAAG GTCTTGAGCAACGGAATCAAGAGGGCCGGGACGGATGAGGATGATCTCACTCGCGTGATCGTGACAAGGGCGGAGAAGGACCTGAAGGAGATCAAGGAGGAGTATTACAAGAAGAACAGTGTGTCGCTTGACCAAGCAGTGGCCAAGGACACTACAGGGGATTACAAGGCCTTCTTGCTCGCTCTCCTGGGCAATGAAGAGTGA
- the LOC104421882 gene encoding uncharacterized protein LOC104421882 isoform X4, with the protein MAMASPHPSFLPPATFLLSKSPKRCHLPKPFLLRVASSSSPNPPDSESAPEPAAPADPVKLAFDKARAYKKSLQPKPEEGGSEASVVGSPGDPSGRGDSAGAGRIATAEAAKEYVLESDADSGLTGKNGGKIGKVNSEEKTDKEQQLVVSSIDFVGLDFADKKRTRGLPPGLIPVSDPFPEGDVPEVEIILGDTTKFDDVTATEPAVAPPQEDNSDLYKPKVSSWGVFPRPNNISETFGGGRTIRPGDVLETAEDRAAKDARTRELVAAYKKKMGLNIDAKLKSECEKALKDGDSLMDVGKLKEALPFYEEIMNKLPFQSELHGLAALQWSICQDSLTRPNEARIMYEKLQSHPNAKVGKRAMQFMFSFQAMEMMKVRSSKLLAKSTGYQNYFEAFIDKKSNYSLDKDEELEED; encoded by the exons ATGGCCATGGCTTCTCCTCACCCTTCATTCCTCCCTCCCGCCACATTCCTCCTCTCCAAATCCCCCAAAAGATGTCATCTTCCCAAGCCCTTCCTCCTCAGAGTCGCCTCCTCTTCCTCCCCGAACCCGCCCGACTCCGAATCTGCCCCCGAACCCGCGGCTCCCGCGGACCCCGTCAAGCTCGCCTTCGATAAAGCTCGGGCGTACAAGAAGTCGCTGCAGCCCAAGCCGGAGGAGGGTGGATCCGAGGCGAGCGTGGTCGGGAGCCCCGGCGACCCGAGTGGCCGCGGCGATTCGGCCGGCGCCGGTCGAATCGCGACGGCCGAGGCGGCAAAAGAGTACGTCTTGGAAAGCGACGCTGATTCGG GCTTGACAGgtaaaaatggagggaaaattggTAAAGTAAATTCGGAGGAAAAAACGGATAAGGAACAGCAGCTGGTGGTTTCGAGCATTGATTTTGTGGGGCTCGACTTTGCGGACAAGAAACGGACCAGGGGACTTCCGCCGGGTTTAATTCCAGTGAGTGACCCTTTTCCAGAAGGAGACGTTCCTGAGGTGGAAATCATTCTCGGGGACACCACCAAATTCGATGATGTGACGGCGACGGAGCCTGCCGTCGCACCACCCCAAGAAGATAATTCAGATCTTTACAAACCCAAAGTTTCATCTTGGGGTGTCTTCCCAAGACCGAACAACATATCTGAGACG TTTGGAGGTGGAAGGACCATTCGCCCGGGGGATGTGCTGGAAACAGCTGAAGATAGGGCTGCTAAAGATGCACGTACTAGAGAACTTGTTGCTgcttacaagaaaaaaatgggcTTAAACATAGATGCAAAGTTGAAATCTGAGTGTGAGAAG GCTCTGAAGGATGGTGACTCTCTGATGGATGTTGGAAAACTAAAGGAAGCTTTACCATTTTATGAAGAGATCATGAATAAGCTGCCATTTCAG AGTGAACTTCATGGATTAGCTGCATTGCAGTGGTCCATCTGCCAGGACTCACTTACCAG ACCAAATGAGGCTCGTATAATGTATGAGAAGCTTCAATCTCATCCAAATGCTAAAGTCGGCAAGAGAGCTATGCAATTCATGTTTAGCTTCCAG GCCATGGAGATGATGAAGGTAAGAAGCTCAAAGCTTTTGGCAAAGAGCACAGGCTACCAAAACTACTTCGAGGCCTTCATTGACAAAAAAAGCAACTATTCTCTTGACAAGGATGAAGAGCTCGAAGAAG ATTAA